Proteins encoded by one window of Rhodamnia argentea isolate NSW1041297 chromosome 6, ASM2092103v1, whole genome shotgun sequence:
- the LOC125315517 gene encoding uncharacterized protein LOC125315517, whose protein sequence is MADINAAVREALNEQLGTLTKRFEGMMSQKMEEMMASFTAKLQLSSPTPPPIASTLIPQANNSGKAPEATHYQTMPLEDVIVTGIGSSAPPLIPIPHASPVATGPNDETAKLLARMEQRIREVEGTHNIPQIDFDAFSKVNVPEKFKMPDFEKYNGTSNPVQHVQMYQVRMNKYATNRPSMVQTFQASLKDAAMTWYTDYKIYGMEDGEKVANEFVRHFGFNIDVVITREDLERSKIKKGETIKQYATRWRNVASRLKPVPPELELMRLFVSTLPQAVRSRVLGTAATSFSHLISMAEEVENGLKKGWYGDISTSNKRFTVKKDKESAPQVNMTYARKPIAQTPAV, encoded by the coding sequence atggccgacatcaacgccgcGGTCCGTGAGGCTTTGAATGAGCAGCTTGGCACCTTAACTAAGCGATTTGAAGGAATGATGTcccaaaagatggaggaaatgatggcaaGCTTCACGGCTAAGCTTCAATTATCTAGCCCTACTCCACCACCGATTGCTTCCACTCTGATTCCTCAGGCGAATAATTCCGGCAAAGCTCCGGAAGCTACCCATTATCAGACAATGCCGTTAGAAGATGTGATCGTCACGGGCATAGGCTCGAGCGCGCCACCCTTGATCCCAATTCCCCATGCCAGCCCCGTGGCTACGGGACCAAATGATGAGACGGCCAAGCTCCTAGCCCGGATGGAACAGAGGATACGTGAAGTGGAGGGAACGCACAACATACCGCAGATTGATTTTGATGCCTTTTCAAAGGTTAATGTTCCGGAGaaattcaagatgcccgacttcgagaaatACAATGGCACTTCCAATCCAGTGCAGCATGTCCAAATGTACCAAGTGAGAATGAACAAATACGCAACTAATAGACCCTCGATGGTTCaaaccttccaggctagtttgaAGGATGCGGCTATGACGTGGTACACGGACTACAAGATCTACGGCATGGAAGACGGGGAGAAGGTGGCCAACGAATTTGTCCGACACTTCGGTTTCAACATTGATGTCGTCATCACTAGGGAAGATCTGGAGCGATCGAAAATCAAGAAGGGTGAAACGATTAAGCAATATGCCACTAgatggaggaatgtggcatcccGGTTGAAACCAGTGCCACCCGAACTCGAGCTCATGAGATTGTTTGTCTCCACCCTTCCCCAAGCGGTGCGATCTCGCGTTCTTGGAACTGCTGCAAcatcattcagccatctcatttcAATGGCTGAGGAGGTGGAAAATGGCTTGAAGAAGGGGTGGTACGGCGATATTAGCACAAGTAATAAGCGGTTCACGGtcaagaaagacaaggagtctGCTCCccaggttaacatgacctatgcGCGAAAACCCATTGCTCAGACACCGGCGGTGTAG